A region from the Acyrthosiphon pisum isolate AL4f chromosome A1, pea_aphid_22Mar2018_4r6ur, whole genome shotgun sequence genome encodes:
- the LOC100575625 gene encoding proliferation-associated protein 2G4-like, whose translation MADKDKDNDEVEATIADEAVVTKYKTAGDIANRVLVEIIEKCVEGASVRDVCIAGDNLILEETSKVFKKEKEMKKGIAFPVCISANGCICHFSPITSEPDHTIAKDDVLKIDLGVHLDGFISMIAHTIVVGANSENKITDKKANCFLAAHYASQAALRLMRPGNDTYQITDMVMKVCKEFECKPVEGMLSHQLQQFKLDGPKTIIQNPTESHRKEHEKATIEANEVYALDVLVSTGTGAARETTAKVSVFKKTEEVYPLKLRASRIFYTEVIK comes from the exons ATGGCCGACAAGGACAAGGACAACGACGAGGTGGAAGCGACAATCGCCGACGAGGCGGTGGTGACCAAGTACAAGACGGCTGGGGATATCGCCAACC GTGTTCTTGTTGAAATCATCGAAAAATGTGTAGAAGGTGCATCAGTCCGTGATGTATGCATTGCaggtgataatttaatattagaagaGACTAGTAAAGTATTCAAAAAAGAAAAGGAAATgaaaaaag GTATTGCTTTTCCCGTTTGTATATCTGCAAATGGCTGCATTTGCCATTTTTCACCTATTACAAGTGAACCAGATCATACAATTGCAAAGGATGACGTTTTAAAGAT AGATTTAGGAGTTCATTTAGATGGTTTCATTTCAATGATCGCTCATACTATTGTTGTGGGAGcgaattctgaaaataaaatcacagaTAAAAAAGCTAATTGTTTCTTAGCTGCTCATTATGCATCTCAAGCTGCATTAAGACTAATGAGGCCTGGTAATGAT aCGTACCAAATAACTGATATGGTAATGAAAGTCTGCAAAGAATTTGAATGTAAGCCAGTTGAAGGTATGCTTAGCCATCAATTGCAGCAATTTAAATTAGATGGTCCCAAAACCATTATTCAGAATCCCACTGAATCACATCGAAAAGAACATGAAAAGGCAACTATTGAGGCCAATGAAGTATATGCTTTAGATGTACTTGTTAGCACAGGAACTGGAGCTGCCCGTGAAACAACAGCTAAGGTATCTGTGTTTAAAAAAACGGAGGAAGTATATCCATTGAAGCTTAGGGCAtctag aatattttatactgaagTTATCAAA
- the LOC100166800 gene encoding proliferation-associated protein 2G4, with translation MADKDKDNDEVEATIADEAVVTKYKTAGDIANRVLVEIIEKCVEGASVRDVCIAGDNLILEETSKVFKKEKEMKKGIAFPVCISANGCICHFSPITSEPDHTIAKDDVLKIDLGVHLDGFISMIAHTIVVGANSENKITDKKANCFLAAHYASQAALRLMRPGNDTYQITDMVMKVCKEFECKPVEGMLSHQLQQFKLDGPKTIIQNPTESHRKEHEKATIEANEVYALDVLVSTGTGAARETTAKVSVFKKTEEVYPLKLRASRIFYTEVIQKHSIMPFNLRNFEDEKKAKMGVMECVNHKLIEPFQVLFEKTGETVVQYKFTVLVTATGPARITGLPFEEDLYVPNLSIKDPEILSLLKTSVNQRGILQPVKKKKKKPQKNADNAMDVDQPSKTEAGVEKMEVDASA, from the exons ATGGCCGACAAGGACAAGGACAACGACGAGGTGGAAGCGACAATCGCCGACGAGGCGGTGGTGACCAAGTACAAGACGGCTGGGGATATCGCCAACC GTGTTCTTGTTGAAATCATCGAAAAATGTGTAGAAGGTGCATCAGTCCGTGATGTATGCATTGCaggtgataatttaatattagaagaGACTAGTAAAGTATTCAAAAAAGAAAAGGAAATgaaaaaag GTATTGCTTTTCCCGTTTGTATATCTGCAAATGGCTGCATTTGCCATTTTTCACCTATTACAAGTGAACCAGATCATACAATTGCAAAGGATGACGTTTTAAAGAT AGATTTAGGAGTTCATTTAGATGGTTTCATTTCAATGATCGCTCATACTATTGTTGTGGGagcaaattctgaaaataaaatcacagaTAAAAAAGCTAATTGTTTCTTAGCTGCTCATTATGCATCTCAAGCTGCATTAAGACTAATGAGGCCTGGTAATGAT aCGTACCAAATAACTGATATGGTAATGAAAGTCTGCAAAGAATTTGAATGTAAGCCAGTTGAAGGTATGCTTAGCCATCAATTGCAGCAATTTAAATTAGATGGTCCCAAAACCATTATTCAGAATCCCACTGAATCACATCGAAAAGAACATGAAAAGGCAACTATTGAGGCCAATGAAGTATATGCTTTAGATGTACTTGTTAGCACAGGAACTGGAGCTGCCCGTGAAACAACAGCTAAGGTATCTGTGTTTAAAAAAACGGAGGAAGTATATCCATTGAAGCTTAGGGCAtctag aatattttatactgaagttattcaaaaacataGTATAATGCCATTCAATTTAAGAAATTTTGAGGATGAAAAGAAAGCTAAAATGGGTGTGATGGAATGTGTAAATCACAAACTCATTGAACCATTTCAAGTTCTTTTTGAAAAAactg gtgAAACTGTTGTGCAATACAAGTTTACAGTGTTAGTAACAGCTACTGGACCTGCTCGAATAACAGGATTACCATTTGAAGAGGATCTGTATGTGCCTAATTTATCCATTAAGGACCCAGAAATATTG aGTTTACTCAAAACATCTGTAAATCAAAGAGGAATTTTGCAACCAgtgaaaaagaagaagaagaagccACAAAAAAATGCGGACAATGCAATGGACGTTGATCAGCCATCAAAAACAGAAGCAGGAGTTGAAAAAATGGAAGTGGATGCGTCAGCTTAG
- the LOC100164794 gene encoding uncharacterized protein LOC100164794 (The RefSeq protein has 1 substitution compared to this genomic sequence), translating to MSKLNKFISYTIRGALFGATIFGSSELGIWKDGETSREVAKIIIAILTPIAKKAESEMPAQVKSLPSVENLKSTSTACWNKGVYNAGEFVIDVPNKCVVAANKAYQLVEIQVNKSKEN from the exons ATGAGTAAACTAAACAAATTCATAAG ttacacTATAAGGGGAGCATTATTTGGAGCAACAATATTTGGTTCATCAGAATTAGGTATATGGAAAGATGGTGAAACATCACGTGAAGTAGCAAAAATCATCATTGCAATTTTGACACCTATTGCCAAAAAAGCAGAGTCTGAAATGCCAGCACAA GTAAAATCATTGCCTTctgtagaaaatttaaaatccacaTCTACGGCGTGTTGGAATAAAGGTGTGTACAACGCTGGCGAGTTTGTTATTGATGTACCCAACAAATGTGTCGTTGCAGCGAATAAAGCGTATCAATTAGTTGAGATACAAGtgaataaatcaaaacaaaattaa
- the LOC100162708 gene encoding serine/threonine-protein phosphatase 6 regulatory ankyrin repeat subunit A, protein MDKSAKEIFFHSCINGDLSTIKINLFHNVSPFSLDKYGNNALHLASMNNQPKVLEYLLKSVKTYKSNFRNKIGRTALNIAAAQGAFECIEVLLNNFPCDINSTDKIFNNSPLHWCVTSKCIKGVKKLLDMGADFTLVNKFGKTPLQLAKTTCLDIFHLIDNFIKNKNKDQFLHTTLQPNNDIRTNMNNTSKSSNSPQFKKNNGNSKSNSKIFNKTVDQQSVNCETILGPNLVSNNSDESFYLDISKLKHGDNSVLKLLEKSIEPVDETSFVSSILNSGKVIQLTEAGILALEYTKNEINTPIPDRLVQSFLNTSQQYNENENHLDYDNIEKDIELGSTTLSRGLKRLKSPQPCSKRFKYTESTMTSEFESLLDQLGSKCTKTVPKVYNSNSYCSQSLSSVENNTMRNNEVCNQNQLVCVNPDINAQPKWVDDLMSLFHKLNNSAIVEQIN, encoded by the exons ATGGATAAGTCAGCCAAGGAGATATTTTTCCATTCATGCATAAATGGTGATTTgagtacaattaaaattaatttgttccaTAATGTATCACCGTTCAGCCTAGACAAG tatGGAAACAATGCTTTGCACCTAGCTTCCATGAACAATCAACCAAAAGTATTAGAATACTTACTAAAAAGTGTCAAAACTTATAAAAGCAATTTTCGGAATAAAATTGGACGTACTGCTTTAAATATTGCAGCCGCTCAAGGTGCATTTGAGTGCATTGAAGTTTTACTAAACAACTTCCCTTGTGACATCAATTCTACAGATaag atttttaacaaTAGTCCATTACACTGGTGTGTTACAAGCAAATGTATCAAAGGTGTTAAGAAGTTATTAGATATGGGAGCTGATTTCACGCTTGTAAACAAATTTGGTAAAACTCCTTTGCAACTTGCCAAAACAACATGTTTggacatttttcatttaatagaCAAT ttcattaaaaataaaaataaggacCAATTTTTACACACAACTCTACAGCCTAATAATGATATTAGaacaaatatgaataatacCTCAAAATCATCAAATTcaccacaatttaaaaaaaata atggtaattcaaaatcaaattcaaaaatatttaataagactGTTGATCAGCAAAGTGTCAATTGTGAAACAATATTAGGCCCTAATTTGGTATCTAATAATTCAGATGAATCATTTTATCTGgatatttcaaaactaaaac atgGTGATAattctgttttaaaattattggaaaaatcTATCGAACCAGTCGACGAAACTTCTTTTGTATCATCTATTTTAAACAGTGGAAAAGTTATTCAGCTGactg aagcTGGTATACTTGCTTTGGAAtacacaaaaaatgaaataaatacccCAATTCCTGATCGCCTTGTACAAAGCTTCTTGAACACATCTcaacaatataatgaaaatgaaaatcatcttgactatgataatattgaaaaagataTTGAATTAGGTTCAACAACACTTTCCAGAGGATTAAAACGATTGAAAAGTCCACAACCCTGCTCTAAAAGATTTAAATATACTGAAAGTACTATGACTTCAGAGTTTGAAAGTTTATTGGATCAATTGGGTTCTAAATGTACTAAAACTGTACCCAaagtttataattcaaattcttACTGTTCACAAAGCTTGTCATCtgtagaaaataatacaatgagAAATAATGAAGTTTGCAATCAAAATCAATTAGTATGTGTAAACCCTGACATTAATGCTCAACCCAAATGGGTAGATGATCTAATgagtttatttcataaattaaataattctgcCATAGTGGAACAAATCAATTGA